A genome region from Arachis duranensis cultivar V14167 chromosome 6, aradu.V14167.gnm2.J7QH, whole genome shotgun sequence includes the following:
- the LOC110273418 gene encoding uncharacterized protein LOC110273418 has translation MLNPETMLSIPLKKTDPVELYLPLRNLVASKYSESEAQKVEGVLETLNKCRRDMVERRGDLSLPMQRDCLIHYFKCLSMVELLFTSLSSDADPIIFVWYDAFNPEHEDGVSSQRNGIQLEKAAVLFSLGAIYSKIAASCDRTTALGRHLAMEAFKVAANFFLQLWKVFAKDVVSATLDLTLLFAKFLYFLFSAQASELELQQQLNNEDASCALQQHRCALAFMSVYKLYRRAYKLISTDSAARKHVYSFDQTWETHLYQKLTFFQAEARQRKSSILPESERPNLLSRVTSCADAECVAEILVRGICRRSIFKPRQIYVDLILSEYNPFKIMKDGKLVANPWDVPPPYPTDSAILSSSLSSLPLSGILAFLPLKKSEPLNLYESLRNYFVLKYSESVAKRVEGLLQMLHKLRNEMLRDDLSLPLRRNCLIHYFKCLCMIEPFFPMNDTPNPPVFVWYNAINPQQDSSQHNIHLEKASVLFNLASLCTHIALSCDLTTIQGHCLAVDALNDALHWLKQLSFLSKEACGTIDLSEQYIHSTNNEIVRLKSKFPHPQSDVSSYPAAAFDPLASGPLAEILVQSSTPQYLGSKLKTCTSDVTGQFLVGYCKAHSLLQGVCEAACLDLLSEVSPLKIKDGNLVFNAILEAPNLALENMILQETPH, from the exons ATGTTGAACCCGGAAACGATGTTGTCAATCCCACTGAAGAAGACTGATCCGGTGGAGCTGTACCTGCCGTTACGTAACTTGGTGGCCTCAAAATACTCGGAGAGCGAAGCACAAAAAGTTGAAGGCGTTCTGGAAACCCTAAACAAATGCCGCAGGGACATGGTGGAGCGTAGAGGGGACCTCTCCCTTCCCATGCAACGTGACTGCCTCATCCACTACTTCAAATGCCTTTCTATGGTTGAGCTACTCTTCACCTCTCTCTCCTCCGACGCCGACCCCATCATCTTTGTCTGGTACGACGCCTTCAACCCTGAGCACGAGGATGGGGTCTCCTCACAGCGCAACGGCATCCAATTGGAGAAGGCCGCTGTTCTCTTCAGCCTTGGAGCCATCTACAGCAAAATTGCTGCCTCTTGCGACCGTACCACCGCCCTTGGCCGTCACCTTGCAATGGAAGCCTTCAAAGTTGCCGCCAATTTCTTCTTACAGCTCTGGAAGGTATTTGCCAAGGACGTGGTCTCCGCCACCCTCGATTTGACTCTACTATTCGCCAAGTTTCTGTACTTCCTCTTCTCCGCTCAGGCTTCCGAGCTCGAATTACAGCAACAACTCAACAACGAAGACGCCAGTTGCGCTCTCCAACAACACCGATGTGCCCTAGCGTTTATGTCG gTTTATAAGCTTTATCGTAGAGCATACAAACTGATAAGTACTGATTCGGCTGCACGGAAACATGTCTACTCTTTTGACCAAACCTGGGAAACTCATCTTTACCAGAAGCTGACATTCTTTCAGGCGGAGGCTCGTCAGAGGAAATCATCCATCCTACCCGAATCCGAGCGACCTAATTTATTATCAAGGGTCACATCTTGTGCTGATGCAGAATGTGTCGCTGAGATATTAGTTAGAGGGATTTGCAGGCGCTCGATATTCAAGCCACGACAAATATACGTTGATCTCATCCTCTCGGAGTACAATCCTTTCAAGATTATGAAGGATGGAAAGCTGGTGGCTAACCCATGGGACGTACCTCCTCCTTATCCAACAGATTCGGCAATCCTCTCATCTTCGTTGTCTTCATTGCCGTTGTCAGGTATTCTTGCATTCCTTCCTTTGAAGAAGAGTGAGCCCTTGAATCTCTATGAGTCTTTGCGCAATTACTTTGTCCTCAAATACTCTGAGAGCGTGGCAAAGAGAGTAGAAGGCCTCCTCCAAATGCTACACAAATTGCGCAATGAGATGCTGCGTGATGACCTTTCGCTACCCCTTCGCCGCAACTGCCTCATCCATTATTTCAAATGCCTTTGCATGATTGAGCCTTTCTTCCCTATGAATGACACACCCAACCCACCTGTCTTTGTTTGGTACAATGCCATCAACCCGCAACAGGACTCTTCTCAGCATAACATCCATTTGGAGAAGGCCTCTGTTCTCTTCAACCTGGCATCCCTCTGCACCCACATTGCTCTCTCCTGCGATCTCACCACCATCCAAGGCCATTGCCTTGCCGTGGACGCCTTAAATGATGCTTTACATTGGCTCAAACAACTGAGTTTTCTGTCTAAGGAGGCATGTGGCACGATTGACTTGTCAGAACAATACATCCATTCCACAAACAATGAGATTGTCAGATTGAAAAGCAAGTTTCCTCATCCCCAATCTGATGTATCATCATATCCT GCTGCAGCTTTTGATCCGTTGGCATCTGGGCCTTTAGCTGAGATTCTTGTTCAATCCTCGACACCTCAATATCTTGGGTCGAAGTTGAAGACCTGCACGAGTGACGTCACCGGACAATTTCTTGTGGGGTATTGTAAGGCTCACTCCCTGCTTCAAGGGGTATGTGAAGCAGCATGCTTGGACCTTCTCTCTGAGGTTAGCCCTCTCAAGATTAAGGATGGAAATCTTGTATTCAATGCAATCTTAGAGGCACCAAATTTAGCATTGGAGAACATGATTTTGCAGGAGACACCACATTAG